Proteins from one Mercurialis annua linkage group LG7, ddMerAnnu1.2, whole genome shotgun sequence genomic window:
- the LOC126655672 gene encoding chaperone protein dnaJ 20, chloroplastic-like, which yields MSTTTATISSGTCNSFLKPNFSTKTSSLHPCSHLSFTTHLPKSRFPLKTATIPSIKASATAVSDSIYVENSQSFYSLLGISETGTHAEIKKAYKQLARKYHPDVSPPGRKEEYTKRFIEVQEAYETLSDPERRALYDRDMSCIGNSGFNTVFSGGKRYRSGLYREDGLEWERRWQSQLEELIRKSNSNIDMGNMSWGAKMRSQRS from the coding sequence ATGAGTACTACTACAGCAACTATCTCATCGGGAACCTGCAATTCTTTCTTGAAACCCAATTTTTCCACTAAAACATCCTCACTCCATCCATGCTCTCACCTTTCCTTCACTACCCATCTCCCCAAGTCAAGATTTCCGCTCAAAACCGCCACCATTCCGTCGATCAAGGCCTCCGCCACGGCGGTTTCCGATAGCATTTACGTGGAAAACAGCCAGAGCTTTTATAGCTTGTTAGGAATTTCGGAAACCGGAACACACGCAGAAATCAAGAAAGCGTACAAGCAACTGGCGAGGAAGTATCATCCCGACGTGTCGCCCCCGGGACGAAAAGAAGAGTATACAAAGAGGTTTATTGAGGTTCAGGAGGCTTATGAGACATTGTCTGACCCTGAAAGAAGGGCTTTGTATGATAGAGATATGAGCTGCATAGGAAATAGTGGCTTTAACACTGTTTTCTCGGGCGGAAAACGATACCGATCGGGCTTGTACCGTGAAGATGGATTGGAGTGGGAACGAAGATGGCAATCTCAGCTTGAGGAGCTAATAAGGAAAAGTAATAGTAATATTGATATGGGGAATATGAGCTGGGGAGCTAAAATGAGAAGCCAAAGAAGTTGA